ATGTCGCTGTTCTACCAAGACCAGGCCGAGAACCCGACGATCACTCATACGCCCGCGGGCGATCCATACGATCTGACCGCGATGGACTTGCCGCCGGTGGACGGGATCATGCTGCTGGCGGCCCATGTCAGCCGGGCGATCACCCTGACCGAGTGGATAGACCCCTCGATCACTGATGAGAGCATACCGTTCGAGCGTGATCCCCAGCTCAATATCTACGATCCGGCTAACCCCAACCAGCCGCCCTATACGGATGATTTCATCGCCACTTACAAAGCTGCGCAAATCGCGCGAAACCGGCGCATTACCGACTGGGTGCAGGCGGAATTGAAAGCGCTCAAGCAGGCGAGTGAACCCAATGCGGAGCGCGCGTTTGTTGTCCATGGCACAATGGCGAGCCCGTGCTGGACCGATCCGGCGCAGGAGCCCTCTGACCGGCGACCCAACGATTGCTATCTGGGCGAACCCAAAGTCGCCAATGATGGCCCGGTCGGCCTCGCGCGCTTCACCACCTTGCGCAGCTGGTTGTCGCAATGGGGCTATGACACGACCAATGCCGACGGGCTCGGCAATGCCAGCAGGATCACCTGCCCGGTACTGGTCATCAACAACACGGCAGACCTCGCCTGCACGCCCAGCCACGCGCGGCGATTATTCGATGCGGTGGGGCATGGTCGCAAGGAATATCACGATGTGAAGGGCGCCGATCACTATTACATCGAGCGCCCCGATTTGCTGCCCAAAGCGGTGGGCCTGTGCGCCTCGTGGATTGAACGGACCTTCGACGCATGAGGCCTCCGATATTTCTGGCTTGTCTGGCCGCGTTGGCGGCGTGCCAGCCGCCCGCGACTGACGACTATGTCGAACGTATCGCGCTGGAAGAAGGGACCAATTTCGCCAGCGAACCTCTGCCTTCCCCCGATAGCGAAGGCGCGGTGTGGGCGCGCAGCGATACCGAAGATCGCCTGCTCTATGGCATTCCGGGCGATATGCCCTTCCTTGCCATGCAGTGCACCAGCGATGGCGAGGAACCGATGCTAGCCTTTACCCGCTTCTCCCCGGCAGACCGGGGCGCGACAGCTATCATGGCACTGGTCGGAAATTTCCATGTCGCGCGCCTGCCGGTGGATGCGACCTTCAATGGCCGCGCCTGGTTGTGGCAGGGCAGCGTTGCCGCACGCGAGCCGGATATGGATGTTCTGACTGGCCCGCGCAGCGTCGAGGCCACGATCCCGGGCGCCGGATCACTGATCTTGAACCCCAGCCCGCTGTCGCGTGACCTGGTCAACAACTGCCGCGCTATCGGGCGGCCGCAAGATCCCGAGGCGGAAGAGACTGAGACTGAACAGGTCGGGACTGGAGAGCCCGAGACTGGAGAGCCTGAGATTGCTGGGCCAGAGTAACCAAGCTGTCCGGCCCCAGCACTTGTGAAAGCTGGTTCGGCTCCGATGCGCCGGGCGCATACCAGAGATAGAGCGGTACACCCGCTGCACCCTGACCATTCAGGAACTGGGTGATCTCCGGCTGGCGCAACGTCCAGTCTCCGCGCAGCGCGACGACCCCTGCGTCTTCGAATGCTGCCTGGGTCGCGTCGCGCTCGATCGCCACGCGTTCATTCACTTTGCAGGTCAGGCACCAATCGGCGGTGAAATAGACGAACACCGGTACGCCTGACCCGCGCGCCCGTTGCAGAGCCTCGGCCGAAAACGGTTCGGTCACAAGCGTTGCGCTGCTGGTATCGGCAACGGGCGGGGCAAAATTTCGAGTCATCGCCACCACTGTCATGATGGCGACCAGGCTAAACACCGCGATCACGGCTTTGCGCGCCCGCTCGACCCTCATCCTCGCACCCAGCAACAGCGCCACGATCGCGATTGAAGCCGCCGTCAATGCCACGGCTCCAACAGCAAAGCTCATTCCCCCGATCCGCCAGACCAGCCAGATCAGCGCCAAGGCAGTCAGCCCCATGGGCACCGCCAGAACCTTCTTGAACGTCTCCATCCATTGACCCGGCTTGGGTAGGATACGGCGTAGAGCGGGCACAAAGCCCAACAGCAGGAACGGCAACGCCAACCCCAATCCGAGGGCCGCAAAAAGCAACAGGGCGACAGGGGCAGGCAGCAGCAGGGCCGCGCCCAGCGCAGCAGCCATGAACGGCCCGGTGCAAGGCGTCGCCACAAAGGCCGCCAGCAAGCCGGTAGTGAATGCACCTGACGGGGTGCTACCCTGCGAAATCGAGAGGCCGGGCAATTCAAACGCGCCAAGCAGATTGGCAGTAATCAGGCTGGCAAGAACCAGCAGGGCGACAACCACGCCCGGCTCTTGCAACTGGAATGCCCACCCGACTTGCTCTCCTGCCGCGCGCAGGCCCAGCATCACGCCGCCCAGGGCAATACAGGCTAGGATTACGCCGGTAGTGTAGGCCAGCCCTTCCAGCCGCGCTTCGCGCTCACCGCCACCCGCCTTTGCAAGGCTGAGAGCTTTCAGGCTCAGGATCGGGAACACGCAGGGCATCACGTTTAGTATCAGGCCTCCCAGCAAGGCACCGCCCAGCAAGATCCAAAGCGCCGGCAATTCGCTGCCGCGCATCATCAGCCGGGTGCCACCGCTCGGCACATCTCCGGCGCGCGCTTCGAACCGCAGGCCATCGCCATTTCCCAACCGGAGTATCCCTTCGACCAATTCGGGCATTTCCCCTGTCCTGGCGAGCGGGATTTCGGCGATCAGCACGTCCCCTTCGCGGGCAAATCCCTGTGCATCGGCATAATTGACCAGATCGCGGTTGCCGACAAACACATGCGGCTCGCCCACATCGATGCTGGCAGGCAAGGGAATCGCAATCCGCAACAGGCTCGCAGTTTGCTGGAAACGTGCCGCGCTATCCAGTCGGGGCGCGATGGCGCTGCGATATTGGGCAAAAGCAGGATTGGAGGCACCCGACGCGCCAATTGGCACGGTGACCGACAGGCTCGCTTCCTCGGGTACGCAAATCTCGTCCGTACAGGCGAGGTAGAAAGCTTCGACCGAAACCTCCAGCAGGCCCGAACCGGCAAAATCTTCCGCAAGCGTGAGCGGCACGAGGACTGCATAGTCACCTTCGAACACATGATTCATCAAGCCGTCGATCAGTAGCCGCGTCGGTGTCGGATATTGCGGTTCGCCCACGGTGACACCGTCGGGCAGGTCCCATTCCAGCACCATGCCCAGGCCTGCATCGCCGGGATTCGACCAATAGCCATGCCATTCCGGCTTAATCGGGGAGAAGCGCAATGCCAGCGTGCTCTTCTCGCCCGGGGCAACCGGCCCTTCGGCCACCAGGGTCGCACGGATATTGTTGTTCTGCGCGTGCACGCCGGTCGCCATCATGGCTGCCAGCGCCAGTGCGAGGCCAGCCATCAGGCGGCGGAAAGTCCATCTTGCGGAGAGCATCAATTCGGTCCTACTGCGCCCCATCTAATGTCTCAACAAGGGGTTTCCATGTCTGACCGGCGCGACCTTCTGATCCTGGGCGGTGGACTGGTGGGCATGACGCTTGCCCTGGCCGCTGCGAAGCGTGGTTTTTCCAGCCACGTGGTCGATCGCGCTGATCCGGCCGATGTGACGGCAGAGGGTTTTGACGGTCGGGCAACGGCAATCTCCACGGCAAGCTGGAACCTGTTTCGCAATATCGGCCTTGCCGACACGCTCGAACCCCATGGCTGCCCGATCGATTCCATCGCGGTTAGTGACCAGATGAAACCGGGCCGGCTTGATTTCCAGCCCGAGCCACATGAAGATTCGCTTGGGCGGATGTTCGCCAACCGGATGCTGCGGGTTACTTTATTCGAGGCCGCGCGGCAGGAGGAACTGATCACCTGGCACGCTCCGGCAGAGATTGTTGCACGGGAACGCGACGAATTCGGAGTGGCAGCGACGCTGGCCGATGGAACACAGCTGACCGCGTCGCTGATGGTCGCTGCCGAAGGCCGGGGCTCCCCCACCCGTGAGGAAGAAGGCCTGTCGATGGCGAAGTGGGATTACAGCCACCGCGCCATTATCGTCGGGCTCGACCATGAGAAACCGCATGACAATGTGGCGTGGGAAATCTTCTATCCCGATGGTCCGTTCGCCCTCCTCCCTGTGCTCGACGCACCCGATGGTACCCATCGCAGCGCGTTGGTCTGGACGGTCGCGGAAGAAGACGCCGAGGGAGTGCTGAAACTGTCAGACCACGCGTTCAGGGCAGAGGTCGAAAAGCGTATGGATAGCCTGTTCGGCTCCATCAGCCTCAACAGCCCGCGCTCCTCCTACCCGCTCAGCTTCCAGCATACTGCGAAACTGATCGGCAACCGGCTCGCGCTGATCGGCGATTCCGCTCACGGGATGCACCCGATTGCCGGGCAGGGCCTCAATCTGGGGCTGCGCGATGTCGGGGCACTGGTGCAGGTTCTCGAAGATGGCCGCAAGATCGGGCTCGAACCCGGCGATGCCCAGATGCTCAAGCGTTACGAGGAATGGCGCGCTCTCGATTCGATCATGGTGATGTCAGCAACCGACGGGCTCACCCGCCTGTTCGGCATTCCCGGCAAGGCCGCCTCCGCCATCCGCCGCATTGGCATGGCGGGCGTCCAGCGCACCTCAGCACTCAAGAGTTTCTTCATGGATGAAGCGCGCGGCGTAACCGGCGAAAGGCCGGAATTGCTACGCCACTGATTTTGCGGTTCGCTCGGTCTGCGTCGCGCTTAGTTCCCCGCAGGTGCGACTTCCTGAACCGGACTGGGCTGGCCAATGCGGTTCCCTGCCCCGTCGCGAAGACGACGCGGCTCGAGCACGGCGGAGGTCTCAATCAAGTCCAGGGCCCGCTGGGTGGCGGCGTAGCGACGCATATCGGCGATCCAACGCTCCGCTCGCTCGGCACCGGGCATATTCTGCACTTCTTCGATAGCGGCTTCGTAGCGCCCGCTTTCCAGAAACAGCCGCGCCCGATCGAGCCGCCTGACCGGCTGGGGCGACGGAGAATCCTCGCGCCGGACCACGAATAACTGGCTGATTTCGCGCCGTAACCGGTCTAGGCTCGGCTCTTCGCTCGAATTGCGCAATTCAGGCTCCAACCCCTCCAATCGTGCGATTAGCTGGTCCATAGTCACCGGATCGCGGGACATGCTGACGACGGTGCGCACGGCATTCGGCAACGCATCACCGAACCTAAGCCGCAATTGGTCCGCCAGGAAACCCAACTCCGCGCCACGTTCAATCGCGCGCCGTGTGGCAAAGGCGATCAACAGACCCTCGGCACGCGCTGCATTCCCCGCTGCCGCTTGCGCTTGCAGATCCAGTCGGGCCAAACGCTGCTCGGCGGCTGCCAGGCGTTGATCGATCCCGCCCTGTTGCTCGGCCACCCGCTCGACGGCCGCTTCTGCAGCCTGCTCGACAGCGGCAGCGGAGGCCTGGGCACTGGGGGTCGCGTCCGGTTCTTCGTCGGCCTCCGGTTCGGCTGCGGCCAGCGCCGTTTCCGAATCTTCTGCAGCGACTTCAATCGCTTCTTGTTGGGCGCCGCTGAAATTTGGGCGCCACCACATATAGCCAAGCACTGCGGCGCCGATCAGGGCGACCAGCAGCACGACGCCGGCAACGGCCCGGAAGGAGCCGCCCAGCTTGGGCTGCGAAAACATATCGTTCATTCGTATCCGTTCTTTGACCCGGTTGCCGCGCTTTACCCGCGATCTATCGTGGTATGCGCCCTCAATGGCACAGGTTTCCGGCCAAATCCAACAAAGCAGCATCGCTGGGGCCGTCTGCGACGTGGACAGAGCGCCACCCGTCGCCGATGTTTTCGAGGATGCGAGGTGCCATGGCCGCGATGTCGACCCTGCTGCGATCAACGCCCAGACGCGTGCATTCTTCGGCGAAATGTCTACCTGCCTCGCCCGAATGCAGCAACACAATCGCACCGCCGGACAGCAAGCCGGCCTGATCGGCGGAGAGGCGACGATATTGCACGCGGTACACGACGCAGCTGTCGAGCGTCAGGTGGGCTGGCACATCCAGCGCAACATGCACTTCCCCGGCCAGCCGCAGCAAGTGCCTCGGTTCGCCTGGCAGAGTGTCGATCAGGTCTTGTAAGCCGCCCGATCCGACATGCTCCACCTGTAACCCGGCCTCCTGGGCCAGTTTCGCTGTGGTCGCGCCGACGGCCAGCACCGGAAGGTGCGAGACCTTGTCCAGCTCCTTGCCCGCGTGGCGGACCGCGTTGGCGCTGCCAATCAAAAGGCCGTCAAAGGGTTTGGCGGGCGCGGACCAGGTGACCGGCTCGACGCTGCTAAGAGCCATCCCCTTCGCTTTCAATCCAGCCTCAAAGGCCGCGACAAGCGTCGCGGTCAGGCCCGGCTCCGGGCGTAATACGAATATCGGAACGCTCATGCTGGGGGTCCGAACACCGCCTGCGTTGCCGGCCCGGCCTTCGCCAGCAAATCTTCAGCGAAAGCGGTGACGGTTCCGAGGTCATCAGCATCCACGGTGATTTTTCCATCGGTGCGCTCCGTTCCGTCGGGGCTGAACAGGGTCGCCGAGATGATGATGCGCGCGCCGTCTGCGGTGGCGAGAACGGCAATCGGGCTGTGGCAAGTGCCGCCGAGCCCCGCGAGCAAGGCCCGCTCGGCTAGCACTTCCGCCTGCGAAGGCGCATGATTGATGGCTTCGAGCAATGCGATCGTGCGGGCAGCATCGCTGCGGCATTCGAGCCCGATCGCCCCTTGCGCAGGTGCAGGCAGCCAATGGTCGCACGCCAGCGGTGTGCCGATGCCTTCTTGCCCCAGACGTTCGAGGCCCGCTGCCGCAAGCAAGGTCACATCCGCCTCGCCAGCCTCCAGCTTGCCCAGACGGGTGGCTACATTCCCGCGAAAGGTGACGATCTTCAGATCGGGGCGATGGTGCAGCATCTGGGCGGCACGGCGCGGCGCGCTTGTTCCGATAACAGCACCGGTGGGTATCGCGGCGATGCTGTCGGCCCCGATCAGCACATCACGCCGGTCTGCGCGCGGCAATATGGCGGCGATATGGAGGCTGTCGGGGCGGATCGTCTCGACATCCTTCATCGAATGAACCGCCGCGTCGATCCGGTCTTCGGCCAGCCACGCATCCAGTTCCTTGGTCCACAGTGCCTTGCCACCGATTTCTGCCAGTGGCCGGTCCTGGATCTTGTCCCCGCTTGCCACCACCGGGACCAGCTCGACCGCGCTCTCGTCCCAGCCATGGGCTTCGCACAAGCGGCGGCGAGCCTCCTCGGCCTGCACCATGGCAAGCGGAGATTGGCGTGTTCCAAGGCGAAGGATCGGTGTGTCAGTCATTGTATCAGTCGTCGTATCAGGCATCGGGCGCGCTTGCCCTAGCCCCGGCATCGGCTAAGGGGAAGCCGCATGGGGATAGTCCTCGGCATAGAATCGAGCTGCGACGAAACAGCGGCAGCGTTGGTGACCACCGACCGCCGCATTCTGGCGCAGAGAATCGCCTCGCAGGACGAGGCGCATGCTCCCTATGGCGGGGTAGTGCCGGAAATTGCCGCACGCGCCCACGCGGAGCGGCTTGCCCCATTGATCGACGAGGTGATGCAGGAGGCCGGGCTCGAATTCGCAGACCTTGATGCGATTGCCGCCACCGCCGGCCCGGGATTGATCGGCGGCGTCATGGTCGGTCTGGTCAGCGCCAAGGCCCTCGCGATGGCGGCAGACAAGCCCCTGATCGCCATCAATCATCTCGAAGGCCACGCGCTCAGCCCGCGTCTTGCCGATGCTGATCTGGACTTCCCCTACGCCTTGCTGCTCGTCTCTGGCGGGCATTGCCAGATCCTGCACGTGGAAGGCGTGGGGCAGTATCGCCGCCTGGCCACAACGATCGACGATGCGCTGGGCGAAGCATTCGACAAGTCGGCCAAGATATTGGGCCTTGGCTATCCCGGCGGCCCTGCGGTCGAGCGGCTCGCGCTGGAAGGCGATCCACAGGCCGTCCCACTGCCCCGCCCGCTGCTGGGCAGCAAGGAACCGCATTTCTCCTTCGCCGGACTGAAAAGCGCGGTCATGCGGGCCAAGGATAGCGACCAGCATGTCGACGCCGATATCGCCGCCAGTTTCCAGCAGGCCGCG
This is a stretch of genomic DNA from Parerythrobacter jejuensis. It encodes these proteins:
- a CDS encoding protein-disulfide reductase DsbD family protein, translating into MGRSRTELMLSARWTFRRLMAGLALALAAMMATGVHAQNNNIRATLVAEGPVAPGEKSTLALRFSPIKPEWHGYWSNPGDAGLGMVLEWDLPDGVTVGEPQYPTPTRLLIDGLMNHVFEGDYAVLVPLTLAEDFAGSGLLEVSVEAFYLACTDEICVPEEASLSVTVPIGASGASNPAFAQYRSAIAPRLDSAARFQQTASLLRIAIPLPASIDVGEPHVFVGNRDLVNYADAQGFAREGDVLIAEIPLARTGEMPELVEGILRLGNGDGLRFEARAGDVPSGGTRLMMRGSELPALWILLGGALLGGLILNVMPCVFPILSLKALSLAKAGGGEREARLEGLAYTTGVILACIALGGVMLGLRAAGEQVGWAFQLQEPGVVVALLVLASLITANLLGAFELPGLSISQGSTPSGAFTTGLLAAFVATPCTGPFMAAALGAALLLPAPVALLLFAALGLGLALPFLLLGFVPALRRILPKPGQWMETFKKVLAVPMGLTALALIWLVWRIGGMSFAVGAVALTAASIAIVALLLGARMRVERARKAVIAVFSLVAIMTVVAMTRNFAPPVADTSSATLVTEPFSAEALQRARGSGVPVFVYFTADWCLTCKVNERVAIERDATQAAFEDAGVVALRGDWTLRQPEITQFLNGQGAAGVPLYLWYAPGASEPNQLSQVLGPDSLVTLAQQSQALQSRALQSRPVQSQSLPPRDLAAAR
- a CDS encoding FAD-dependent monooxygenase, producing the protein MSDRRDLLILGGGLVGMTLALAAAKRGFSSHVVDRADPADVTAEGFDGRATAISTASWNLFRNIGLADTLEPHGCPIDSIAVSDQMKPGRLDFQPEPHEDSLGRMFANRMLRVTLFEAARQEELITWHAPAEIVARERDEFGVAATLADGTQLTASLMVAAEGRGSPTREEEGLSMAKWDYSHRAIIVGLDHEKPHDNVAWEIFYPDGPFALLPVLDAPDGTHRSALVWTVAEEDAEGVLKLSDHAFRAEVEKRMDSLFGSISLNSPRSSYPLSFQHTAKLIGNRLALIGDSAHGMHPIAGQGLNLGLRDVGALVQVLEDGRKIGLEPGDAQMLKRYEEWRALDSIMVMSATDGLTRLFGIPGKAASAIRRIGMAGVQRTSALKSFFMDEARGVTGERPELLRH
- the tsaD gene encoding tRNA (adenosine(37)-N6)-threonylcarbamoyltransferase complex transferase subunit TsaD, with translation MGIVLGIESSCDETAAALVTTDRRILAQRIASQDEAHAPYGGVVPEIAARAHAERLAPLIDEVMQEAGLEFADLDAIAATAGPGLIGGVMVGLVSAKALAMAADKPLIAINHLEGHALSPRLADADLDFPYALLLVSGGHCQILHVEGVGQYRRLATTIDDALGEAFDKSAKILGLGYPGGPAVERLALEGDPQAVPLPRPLLGSKEPHFSFAGLKSAVMRAKDSDQHVDADIAASFQQAAIDCVLDRLKAALDAKTPLPALVVAGGVAANQAIRGALEGFAAERSMRFVAPPMALCTDNAAMIGWAGCERLKTGQSDPLDFRARPRWPLDPDAEPVRGAGVKA
- a CDS encoding uroporphyrinogen-III synthase, with the translated sequence MSVPIFVLRPEPGLTATLVAAFEAGLKAKGMALSSVEPVTWSAPAKPFDGLLIGSANAVRHAGKELDKVSHLPVLAVGATTAKLAQEAGLQVEHVGSGGLQDLIDTLPGEPRHLLRLAGEVHVALDVPAHLTLDSCVVYRVQYRRLSADQAGLLSGGAIVLLHSGEAGRHFAEECTRLGVDRSRVDIAAMAPRILENIGDGWRSVHVADGPSDAALLDLAGNLCH
- a CDS encoding alpha/beta hydrolase family protein; protein product: MSGPIRHPYGVVYKEQSGFKDVYGGAGGMVFVECMRIASSEIPAKRAIVFTHPIGSGSFLPLITALAMAGHDVLYVNPRYRGNDTALIMEKCIADLGAALKDAKTRFGYEEFILGGWSGGGSMSLFYQDQAENPTITHTPAGDPYDLTAMDLPPVDGIMLLAAHVSRAITLTEWIDPSITDESIPFERDPQLNIYDPANPNQPPYTDDFIATYKAAQIARNRRITDWVQAELKALKQASEPNAERAFVVHGTMASPCWTDPAQEPSDRRPNDCYLGEPKVANDGPVGLARFTTLRSWLSQWGYDTTNADGLGNASRITCPVLVINNTADLACTPSHARRLFDAVGHGRKEYHDVKGADHYYIERPDLLPKAVGLCASWIERTFDA
- the hemC gene encoding hydroxymethylbilane synthase; this translates as MTDTPILRLGTRQSPLAMVQAEEARRRLCEAHGWDESAVELVPVVASGDKIQDRPLAEIGGKALWTKELDAWLAEDRIDAAVHSMKDVETIRPDSLHIAAILPRADRRDVLIGADSIAAIPTGAVIGTSAPRRAAQMLHHRPDLKIVTFRGNVATRLGKLEAGEADVTLLAAAGLERLGQEGIGTPLACDHWLPAPAQGAIGLECRSDAARTIALLEAINHAPSQAEVLAERALLAGLGGTCHSPIAVLATADGARIIISATLFSPDGTERTDGKITVDADDLGTVTAFAEDLLAKAGPATQAVFGPPA